CGGCCCCGGCCGCTGAAGCCCCGAGCCCGGCGAGTGCCATCGCCGCGAGGCTGGTGACCCCGAGCACGACGGCAGGTTTGCGGGAACGCTGAAACAAGACCATTGGTGTGGTCCCTTCGCGAGTACGGACGGACCGCGCCGTGCGGGGTCCGACCGGGTGCTTGGGCGGGTTGCGCCTCGCCGGACTGCAGACGGTGCACCACGCCGTCTGGAACCTCCGGCCTACTCACCGGTTCCACCGCGGAAAGCCCCCACTTTCCATCCATCCCCGATGAATCGCGCGGCGCGACACTACGACCCCACCCGCACCCGAACAAGACGCGATCGTGCCGCTGACACCACCATGACAACTGACCGCGTTGTCACCACCACTAACAGCTAACAAACCCACCCCCACCCTGAGATAAATCACAATCCCCCACCACCCCTTGCCACCCACCCGAACCCCACGCCATGCGCCCCGCCCTAGCCACACGCGGTACGCCCCGCCCGCGCCTCGCCCCACCTGCTCCCGAACGGACATCCGCGGCGTGGTTCTCCACTCGTGTTGTGGGTTCACCACCCGCATACCAGTGCAGAACCCACCACATCAGTGGATAACCACAGATGTGGTGGGGCCGCCCGCCGCCCTCGCACTCGGGTGAGGTGGACGACCGGGGTACCCGGCGGGTCGCGGAGGGTTGGCGTGGGGTGCGGGTTGCGTGGGTGCGTGTGTAGCGGGGGTGTTGCGGAGGGTTGGCGTGGGGTGCGGGTTGCGTGGGTGCGTGTGTAGCGGGGGTGTTGCGGAGGGTTGGGGCGGAGGGTTCGGGTTGCGAGGTTGGGGATCTGCTGGTGGTCTGGTGCGGGTGTGGATGGCAGAATCGCGCAGACGGGTTGGACGCCGGCGGGGGTGCGACGCCTCGGCGACGGCGGGACGGAACTCGATCAGGACGACGCCGGCTGGGGTGTGAGTGGAAACCGAATTCGTGCTGTCGCTCGGTGAGCAGCGCTGGCAGTTGCCGACCGAGGCGGACACGTTCACCATCGGCCGTGCCTCGAACGCCGACGTACGCCTCCAGGCAGACGACCAGATCTCCCGCATCCACGCCCGCCTCACCCGCGACGGCGCCACCTGGACCCTGCACGACGAGTCCCGCAACGGCACCGGCCTGAACGGCCGCCGCCTCACCGCCCCCACCCGCCTGACCACGGGCGACCGAATCCACATCGGCCGCAGCGTCATCACCTTCACCCACACCACCTCAACCACCCCACCAGCCCCGCCGGCGCCCATCCCCTCAACCACCCCACCAGCCCCGTCGGCGCCCGTCCCCTCAACCACCCCGCCCACCCCGCCGTCGCCTATCCCCACAACCACTCCACCAAGCAGCCCGCTGGGCGCCCTCGATTCCGCCCCCGCAGATACCCCGCCGAGAACCCCCGACTCCTCCCCCGCGGACGTCCCACCAAGCACCCCCGAACCGGCTCTCGGCGAACAGCTTCCCGACCAGTTCGGTCAGGCTGGAGACCCCGAACCCCCCGTCGGCACAGGCACCCCCGCCTCACCCGGCGCATCCAGCACGGCGGGTACATCTGGCGCGGTTGGCAACTCGCTCGGTGCGGTTGGTACGCCTGCTGGGACACCCGCGGCGAGTTCTGACGGTTCTGCGAACTCTTCAGCATCCGAAGCCCCGGCGGCTGAACCTTCCGATGAGGCAGTCGCGCCTTCTGCCCCGTACAAGCCATCGCCACCCCACGAGTCGCCAGCCGGGCACGAGCCGCCGGCCGCGTACGAAGGTTCTGCCGCATACGAGTCAGCTGCCGCGTACGAAGATCCTGCTGGGCATGAGTCACCCGCTGCGTACAAGGGTCCTGCCGCGCATGAGTCGCCCGCTGCGTACGAAGGTCCTGCCGGGTATGCGGGTTCTGCGTACGAGGCCGAGCAGGTCGCGAGTGACGGGCGGATGGGGGCCGCGGGGCTGGTTCCTGGCTTTGACGCACCTGGTGCCGGGGCTGATGTACCCGGTGCCGAGGTTGGGCGGCGGTTGTCGGGCGCGGATGCGCCCGGAGACAGCGGCCTTCGCGGACGCGCGGAAGTACGCGGAGATGCAAGCGCTCGCGGGGATGTCGGTACTCCGCCGGACGCGGGTCGGTTTGCGGACGGGGCTCGTGTCGGTGCGCCTGCGGGCGGTGGGGCTCGTGGGTCGGCTAACAGCCGCATCATCGAGCCGGCGGGTGTGGGGGACCGCGGGGATGACGTGGTGGGGGATGTGCGGTTGGTTCGGGTGCTGGCGGTGGCCGGTGCGATTGTGGGGGTTGGGTTGATTGTGAACCTGATCATCACGTTCGGGTCGGGTGGGCCTGGGGGTGTGTTGCGGTGGTTGGTGCCGCCAGGGATCGCGTTGGTGGTGGGGATGGTGCTGGCGCTGCTCGACGCGGCGGCGCCGGTCTCGTCGGTGGCGCGCGGGGTTCCGGGTGCGGCGGGAGAAACAAGCAGCGAGGGCGACGTAGGCGTCCGAGGTGCGACCGACCACGGTGCCGGCGTTCGCGGTGTGGGCGACGGTGCCAGCGGTCAAAGCGCTGGCAGTCGCGGTGCGGGCGACGAGGGCGCCGACGGTCAACGTGCGGGCGGTCGCGGTGTGGGTGGCGGTGACGGCGGTCCCGGTGTTGTTGGGCGTGGTGCGGGTGGTCGGGGGGTGGGGCGGTTTGAGGTTTCGGTATTGGTGGCTGTGGGGGTGGTGCTGGCGGGGGTTGGTGTAGGTGGGTTCGCGTTGAGTGCAGGTGTCGAGTACGTCGCCGGCTACATGAGTGGCAATGAGTCTGGCGAGGATCGGCTGGTGAAGCCGGTTTCGCGGACCTCTTCGGGTATCACGGTCACGGTCGAGAACGTCACGTACACGAGTCATTTCACCCGGGTCGAGGTGCGGCTGAAGAATGCGGCCAAGCAGGCGGTGACGATTCCGATCGACGGTACGGCGCTGACCGCGGCCGGTGGTGCGGGGCTGCGTGCCGACAGTGGGCGGAGCAGTTGGCCGGGGAAGGTCGCGGCGAGTGGTACGGAGCACGGCACGATCACGTTCAAGGGCAAACTGCCCGACAGCGCGACGTCAGCCGTACTGACGTTCAAGTCCGGCAGCACCACCTTCTCCGTACCGGGTATCGCAGTCACCAACTAATCACCACCAAGCAGCAGCCGTCACCAGCTGATCACTAGTTGAGGGCCGCGCCCGGCGCGGAGCGGTTAGTTGTCGGTTTGGAGGCGGCCGTGGATGTGCCAGTCGTGCCAGCCGTCGGTGTGTTTGATTGCTTGCCGTAGCGTGCCTTCCAGGCGGTAGCCGGAGCGTTCCGCTACCCGGCAGGATGCGGCGTTCGCGATGGAGTGTGAGACGTTCAGCCGGTTGAAGCCGATGACGTGGAAAGCCCAATCGGACAAGGCGTTCACCGACCGCGTGGCGACCGAGCGTCCGCGTGCGGCGGGGGTGACCCAGTACGAGACCGAGGCTGAGCCTTCCGCGAGTGAGATGCCGCGCAGGCCGACCTGGGCGAGTGGCTGGTCGTCCGCGTCGGCGACTGCCCAGCTCGCGGCGGTTTCGGCGTCCCAGCCGTCGGCCCACTGGCCTACCCATTCGGTGGCTTCGTCGAGGGTGTCGAGGCGGCGTACGTGCCAGCGCTGGATGTCCGCGCAGCCGAACGCGGTCCGTACCGCGGCGGCGTCACCGCGGCGCCACGACCGGAGGACGAGACCGTCGGCGGCCAGTCGCGGCTGGGCGGCGTCGCGCAGCGTTCCCGGTGGGAGGGCCGGTTCCACGAGCAAAGGCATCCCGTGATGCTAGTGCGGATCGATATACATCGAAATTTGATATAGCTCTCCGGACCGGGCGGACCGGGCGGACCGGGCGGACCGGGCGGACCGGGCGGACCGGGCGGACCGGGCGGACCGGGCGGACCGGGCGGACCGGGCGGACCGGGCGGACCGGGCGGACCGGGCGGACCGGGCGGACCGGGCGGACCGGAGGTGGAGGATGGGCGAGTTGGACGTCGATCGATTGACGACGGTGATCGAGGACTTCAACACGATCTTCATTCGGCTGCCGGCGGTGCGCCGGCTCAACTTCTCCGCGTTGTCGGTGTTACACACCCTCGATCGCAACGGCCCGCTCCGGTTGACGGATCTGCTGGCGACCGAGCAGCTCAAGCAGCCCGCACTGACCAGCCTGATCGCGAAGCTGGAGCAGGACGGTCTGCTCGAGCGCCGAGCCGACCCAACCGACGGGCGCGCCAGCCTCATTTCACTGACCGCCGCCGGCGCCGAGATCGTCAACTCCCGGCACGCCCACCGCGTCAGCAAACTCGCTCACCTCGTCGACCAGCTCACCCCGGACGAGCGCGCCGTACTCGCCAGCTCCGTCGACGTACTCCACAGACTGACTGAAATCTCCCGAGAGGACGCAGAGTGATCCCGACCCCGATCCACGTTCCCGACGAGGTCCTGGACGACCTGCGCCGCCGGCTGCGCGCCACCAAATGGCAGCTCGACGCCGGCAACGAGGACGGCTTCTACGGCGTACCGCGGTCCCGCCTGCAACCACTGGTCGAGTACTGGGCCGACGGGTACGACTGGCGCGCCACCGAGCGTGCGATGAACGTGTACGCCAACTATCGCGTCGATGTCAGTGGTATACCAGTGCACTTCCTGCATCGCCCCGGCGTCGGCCCGCGCCCGATTCCGCTGATCCTGAGTCACGGCTGGCCGTGGACGTTCTGGCACTGGTCGAAGGTGATCGACCGGCTCGCGGACCCGGCGGCGTACGGCGGTGATCCGGCCGACGCGTTCGACGTGATCGTGCCGTCGCTGCCAGGGTTCGGTTTCTCGACCCCGACCCGGCCGGACATGAACTTCTGGAAGATCGCCGACGTCTGGCACGAGTTGATGACCGACGTCCTCGGCCACCAGAAGTACGCGGCGGCCGGTTGCGATGTCGGTGCGCTGGTGACTGGGCAACTGGCACACAAGTACGCCGGCGAGCTGTACGGAATCCACATCGGATCGGCGCTGAAGCTGTCGTTCTTCAACGGCGACCGCGGTTGGGACCTGAGCGGCGGCCGGCCGATCCCGCCCGAGCTACCGACGGATCTGCGCGAAGGCCTGGTCGCGTTCGAGCGCCGCTTCGCCGGCCACCTCGCCGCGCACGTGCTGCACCCAGGCACCCTCGGGTACGGCCTGGCCGATTCCCCCGTCGGCATGCTCGCGTGGATCATGGAGCGCTGGCTGAGCTGGTCGGAAGGCGAGCCGTTCAGTGACGACGACCTGCTCACGCACGCGACGATCTACTGGGCCGGCAACGGGATCGACACCTCGATCCGTACGTACGCGAACAACAACCGCTACCCGTGGACACCGTCACACGACCGCAAACCGGTGATCGAGGCCCCGACCGGAATCACCTTCGTCGGCTACGAGAACCCGCCTGGCGTGCGTACGCCGGAGGAACGCGTGCAGAACTTCCTCGGCGGCGATCGCGCCGAGTGGTACAACCACGTGAATGTCAACGCCCACCCGCGCGGCGGCCACTTCATCCCGTGGGAGGTTCCGAACGAGTGGACCGAGGATCTGCGGCGTACGTTCCGTGGGCGGCGCTGAGGGCGTACCAAGGACAGGTAGTGGTCCTCGGCTAGGTGGATTGGTGCGGTGCCTGGCGGTGCGGTCCCGCGTGAGCTCTTGCCGGGCGCGCTACCACTACCCGTTGTTCGGTACGCGGCGGAGGTAGGCGGCGGTCTGCTGGTCGGCCGGAAGGTAGGTTTCGATCGCGATCTCGTCGAGGGTGATGTCGAACGCGGTACCGAACGTGGTGACGGTGGTGAGAAACGTCAGCTCGGCACCCCGATGACGAATCCGAATCGGCAACGCAATCTCAGCCGGGTCGGGCACCCCCAGGTTCACCGCGTCCGCGCCGGATGCGGGACGGTCGGGTTCCGTCGTGTCGAAGGGGCTGTTGGCAACCAGTTCGTCGTGGAGGTGGTGTAGCTCGGGGTCGCCGCTTACGGCTGCCTGGTGAGCGAGTCTCGGCAGTAGGTAGGCGCGTACCTGCGCGAGGTTGCTGATTCGCGAAGCCAGTCCCCCGTCCGGGTGCAGGCCGAGGCGCATCAGGTTGATTGGTGCCTTGCGCAACTTCGGGTCGAGACTGTCCAGAAACCGATTGAACGGATCGTTGGCCAGCAGCAGATTCCAGCGCCGATCGACGGCCAGCGCCGGGTACGGCGAATGCGCTTGGAGGACCTGTTCCAGCGCGGCCCGGACCCCTGACATGTCCGGGTCGTCGAGCGGGGTCTGCCGGAAGACCGGCGCATGCCCGGCGGCGACGAGCAGCCGATTGCGTTCCCGGAGCGGTACGGCGAGGTGCTCCGCTAGGTGCAGCACCATCGCGGCGCTCGGCGTCGTACGCCCCGTCTCCACGAAGCTCACGTGGCGCGACGACACCTCCGCCCGGATCGCAAGCTCAAGCTGACTCAACTTCCGCCGCCGCCGCCACTCCCGAAGCAACCCACCAACCGACCCATCACTCACCACTCACCACCACCCAAGATCCACTCGCCAACCGACCCCACTGCTCACCACCCCCACCCACAAACAACTCACCACCCGACCCGACCACACACCACCCCCGCCCCACAAGCAATTCGCCAACCGACCCGGCCGTACCGCCGCGCTCACGACCAACTCGCCAACCGGCCCGACCGCTCACCACTCACCACGCATCGCCATCCCAGAGCAACTCGCCGACCAGCGGCTCCTCACCGCCGCCACCCTGCGGAGCGGCTCGCCGGCACTCATTCGGTGCTTGAGTATCGGGGGTGGCGTTCGCCGCGGACGAGGTAGCGGCGGATTTGTTCCGCGATTGTGTCGGGGGCATTCTCGTCCGGGGCGTTGTGGTCGAGGCCGGGCAGGATCGTGTAGTCCGCGTCGGGCAGGAGTCCGGCCAGCCGTGGGAGTACGCCGGTCAGGTACGTGGGCGACTTCGCCCCGCCGAGCAGCAGGGTCCGCGACGCGATCGCGGCGTACCGGCTGCCGTCCGAGTCCAGCCGCACGATCTCGCCGAGCTCGGCCGGGGTGAGCGGCATCATCTCCCGGGCCTCGTGGCTGCCCGGTCCGCGCAGCATCAGCCAGGAGATTGCCCACAGCAACGGCCGGGTCTTGAACGGCAGCAGCCCGGTCTCGCGCAGGAACGTCGTCATCGCCGCGACCTGCCGCCCGTCCTCGACCTGCCGGTTGAATTCGGGCATCCAGCTCGCGCCGAACGATCCGTCCAGGCTCACGCCCGGCTCGTACACGATCAGCCCGTCCACCGGCTGCCGCAACCCGGCGTGCAGCGCGACCAACCCACCGTAACTGTGCCCGAACAGCACCCGCGAACCGGTGTGTTCCAGCACCGCGAGCACATCGTCGGCGTCACTCTCCACGGTGTACGCCGGGTCGCGGCCCGCGCTTTCCCCACGCCCGCGCCGCTCGATCACATGAACCTCATGCGCCCCTGAAAGCGCCCGTGCCAACCGCCCGTAGTGATGCGCTCGCCGATTGTTCCCCGGCACCACGACCATCCCCGGCCCGGACCCGATCGTCTCGACCGCGACCCCACCCACACGCGCCATCCCGGCACCTCCCTCGTCAGCCCTACTCTCCCCAACGCCGCTGACATGCCGCTGCCTTCCCGCTGACATGAATCGCGATCAGAACGATCGCCAGCACAGCGGTGACCGTCGCGGCCAGGAGAGCGGCAACGACGAGACCACGGGTGTACGCGGCGAAGGCCGCGTCGAGAAGGCCGATCGCGTTGCCGCCGGCAGCGACCGCGCCGGTGACCGACTCGAGAGCGGCGGGAGGTACGCCGTCACCCATCGTGTTGCGATAGACGGTACTGGCGATGGTGCCGAGCGTCGCGATCCCGACGGCCGCACCGAGCATCGTCGCGGTTTCGGAGATTCCGGATGCGGCGCCGGCGCGGTCGGGTGGAGCACTGGTGAGTACGAGCGAGTTGGCGATCGTAGCGGTCAGCCCGACGCCGTACGTGAGGACGACGTACCCGGCCAGGAAGACCCAGAGGCCCGTTCGCGAGTCGAGCGTGACGATCACCACGAAGCCGGCGGTCGCGGCGAGCATTCCGGTGATCAGCAAGGCGGCCGACGTGAACCGTTCCGCGAGCGCGGCAGCGGAGGCGGTACCAACGAACGAGCCCACCAACGTTGGCAACGCCCACAATGCGGAGTCGAGCGGCGTGAGGCCATGCACGTTCTGCATAAAGGGAAACGCGAGTACGCCCAGCCCTGCCGTCACGAGCGCGACGACCGTGTTCGTCGCGACCGCCGTGGAGAAGCCAGGGCTGCGGAACAGACTGAGGTCGATCAGCGGATGCGATGCCCGGACCTGCCGGATGCCGAAGACCGTCCCGGCCGCGATCCCGGCACCGGCCCCGGCGATCGCGGCGGGAGTGAGACCGTCTCGCGGGATCTGGGTCGCGGCGAAGACCAGACCGAGGATCGCAACCAGCGATGTCCCGGCACCGACCAGATCGAAGCGAACCGGCTCCGCACTCTTCCGCTCGTCGATCAGGAACGGCGCCACGATGAGCAGTACGAGCATGACCGGAACATTGATCAGGAACACCGCTCCCCACCAGAAATGGTTGAGCAGTACCCCGCCGACGATCGGGCCCGCGACCGCGCCGCCGGTGAAGGCGGCGGTCCACGCGCCGACCGCCATGCGACGCTGACGTTCCACGTCGAACATGCCCCTGATCAGCGACAACGTCGACGGCGCGAGCGTGGCACCGCCGATCGCCATCAGCGCGCGGGCGAGGATCAGCAGCTCCGGGTTTGGCGCGTACGCGACCAGAACCGAGACACCGCCGAATACTGCCGCGCCGATCAGCAACAACCGCTTGCGGCCGATCCGGTCGCCGAGGCTGCCCACGGTCATCAGCAGGCCGGCCATCACGAAGTGGTAGATGTCCATGGCCCACAGCCACTGCTCGGAGGTCGGATGGAGCGCTGCCGAGATCGCGGGTCCGGCGACGAAGAGCAGTGACGCGTCCATCGAGGTCAGCAGCGCCGGGCAGAGCAGCACCAGCAAACCGCACCAGGTGCGTACGTGGTTCCGATCGGGTCGCATGGTCGCGATCGTACGTACGTACAGATTTGATTGGCAATATGTACGTACGTCCAAATTGGTATCGTGCTGGGTATGGGACAACGGGAAGACCTGATGGCGGGGGCGCGGACGTGTCTGGTCGAGAAGGGGTACCACCGGACCACGGCGCGGGATATCGCGACCGCGTCCGGCGCGCATCTGGCGTCGATCGGATACCACTACGGGTCGAAGGACGGCCTGATGAGCGCGGCCGTGCTGGAAGCGCAGGGCGAGTGGGGCGACGCGGTTGACGCGGCGGTGCTGGCGGCGGGGAAGGTGAGTCCGTCGCGGCGGCTGCAGGTCTGTATCGATGAGCTGATCAAGGCGATGGACGGGCAGCGGGCGGTGCTGATCGCGAGCGTGCAGGCGTACGCGCAGGCTGCTTTCGCAGCGGAGATCCGGTCGATGATCGCTGCTGCGACCGCGGGTGCGCGGAGGGACCTGGCCGCGATGGTGCTCGGGCGACCGGTTGAGGAGATCGACGACGCCACCGCGCAAGGGCTGGGCGGCGTCGTCCATTCGATCATCGTCGGCCTGTCGATGCAGGCCCTGCTCGACCCGGACTCCCTGCCGACCGGCGGGCAGGTGACCGACGCCCTCCGCGTCCTCGGGTAGGCCGGACGTGCAGCACTCACCAACCTCGCGTACGGCCGGGCATCGAGCCTCGAGTGAGCGCGGCACCCGCCGACCGGCGCGAGTTCGTGAGTGGCACAGGTCCGCGACCCGGCCAGCCGGCGTGGGTGGTGCAGGTCCGCGACCCCGTCAGCCGGCGTGGGTTGGGTGCGGGTTTCGCGGTTAGTTGGTGGTGTCCAGGCGGGTGTCGATCGTGGTGATCGGCTCGCCTTGGCCGTGGGCGCGGAAGGTGGCGCCGATCAGGCCGGATGCGGCGGTGACGATGACCATCAGCACGACCAGCGTGCTGAAGCCGCCGTGCAGCAGCGTCGGGACGAAGACCAGGACGATCGCGGAGACGATCCGCGCCGCGCCGAAACTCAACCCGGTCGCCGTGCCGCGGAGCGTTGTCGGGAAGTTCTCCTGCGTCCACAGCTTGTAATGCGCCTCGCCCGCCAGCACGTTCGCGAACCCGTACAGCACGAAGACGCCGACCAGCGTTCCGGCCGTGACCGGCAGTACCAACAGACTCAGCCAAGCGACCACCTGCAACACGGCACCCATCGTGAAGATCGGCCCGTCGCGCCCGCGTGTCCATCACGAACATCATCACCGCGACCGTGATCACGATGATCGGAACCGCGATCAGCGACGCCAGCAGCGCCCGATCCGGAGCCAGTCCGCCGACGGTCTCCAGCGCGTACAAACCGAAGGAGCCATAGAAGTTCGTCCCGATGGTCAGCAGACCGTAGAACGCGATCATGGCCACGGTCGTACGCAGCAAGGCCGGACTGAACAGGTCCTGTACGCGGGTCCGGCGCCCGCTGGACTGTTGCCAGCTGACCGATTCGCGCATCCGGCGGCGGAGCGCCCACGTGACGATCGCCAGCAGCAGGAACTGCCCGAAGATCAACCTCGGCATCAAGTCGCCGTACTTCGTGGTCAGCAGGACCAGCACGATCACCACCAGCGGCCCGAGCCCCCACAAGAACCCGGTGAACGTTACGAACTTGCCCCGCTGCGCGGCCGGCGAGCTCTCGCCGACCAGCGCGAGCGCGGTGGGTACGTCGGCGCCGATCGCCAGCCCGACCACGATCACGCCGATGAAGAGCATTGGTATACCAGACGCAAACACCAACCACAGCAGGCCGAAAGCGTAGAGCAGCAGGTCGGCCGCGTACACCTTCTTCCGTCCGTACCGGTCCCCGATCCGTCCACCGACGATCGCGCCGATGCCGATACACACGGTCAGCGCGGCGGACAGGAAGCCGAGCTGCCAGGACGTCAATCCGAACTGCGATTCCCAGCGGCTGAGGCTCGCGGACACGCCGACGATCGTTCCGGCATCGAGGTACGACGCC
The genomic region above belongs to Kribbella solani and contains:
- a CDS encoding GNAT family N-acetyltransferase; this translates as MPLLVEPALPPGTLRDAAQPRLAADGLVLRSWRRGDAAAVRTAFGCADIQRWHVRRLDTLDEATEWVGQWADGWDAETAASWAVADADDQPLAQVGLRGISLAEGSASVSYWVTPAARGRSVATRSVNALSDWAFHVIGFNRLNVSHSIANAASCRVAERSGYRLEGTLRQAIKHTDGWHDWHIHGRLQTDN
- a CDS encoding MarR family winged helix-turn-helix transcriptional regulator, with protein sequence MGELDVDRLTTVIEDFNTIFIRLPAVRRLNFSALSVLHTLDRNGPLRLTDLLATEQLKQPALTSLIAKLEQDGLLERRADPTDGRASLISLTAAGAEIVNSRHAHRVSKLAHLVDQLTPDERAVLASSVDVLHRLTEISREDAE
- a CDS encoding alpha/beta fold hydrolase, with translation MIPTPIHVPDEVLDDLRRRLRATKWQLDAGNEDGFYGVPRSRLQPLVEYWADGYDWRATERAMNVYANYRVDVSGIPVHFLHRPGVGPRPIPLILSHGWPWTFWHWSKVIDRLADPAAYGGDPADAFDVIVPSLPGFGFSTPTRPDMNFWKIADVWHELMTDVLGHQKYAAAGCDVGALVTGQLAHKYAGELYGIHIGSALKLSFFNGDRGWDLSGGRPIPPELPTDLREGLVAFERRFAGHLAAHVLHPGTLGYGLADSPVGMLAWIMERWLSWSEGEPFSDDDLLTHATIYWAGNGIDTSIRTYANNNRYPWTPSHDRKPVIEAPTGITFVGYENPPGVRTPEERVQNFLGGDRAEWYNHVNVNAHPRGGHFIPWEVPNEWTEDLRRTFRGRR
- a CDS encoding helix-turn-helix transcriptional regulator; the encoded protein is MSDGSVGGLLREWRRRRKLSQLELAIRAEVSSRHVSFVETGRTTPSAAMVLHLAEHLAVPLRERNRLLVAAGHAPVFRQTPLDDPDMSGVRAALEQVLQAHSPYPALAVDRRWNLLLANDPFNRFLDSLDPKLRKAPINLMRLGLHPDGGLASRISNLAQVRAYLLPRLAHQAAVSGDPELHHLHDELVANSPFDTTEPDRPASGADAVNLGVPDPAEIALPIRIRHRGAELTFLTTVTTFGTAFDITLDEIAIETYLPADQQTAAYLRRVPNNG
- a CDS encoding alpha/beta fold hydrolase, giving the protein MARVGGVAVETIGSGPGMVVVPGNNRRAHHYGRLARALSGAHEVHVIERRGRGESAGRDPAYTVESDADDVLAVLEHTGSRVLFGHSYGGLVALHAGLRQPVDGLIVYEPGVSLDGSFGASWMPEFNRQVEDGRQVAAMTTFLRETGLLPFKTRPLLWAISWLMLRGPGSHEAREMMPLTPAELGEIVRLDSDGSRYAAIASRTLLLGGAKSPTYLTGVLPRLAGLLPDADYTILPGLDHNAPDENAPDTIAEQIRRYLVRGERHPRYSSTE
- a CDS encoding MFS transporter translates to MRPDRNHVRTWCGLLVLLCPALLTSMDASLLFVAGPAISAALHPTSEQWLWAMDIYHFVMAGLLMTVGSLGDRIGRKRLLLIGAAVFGGVSVLVAYAPNPELLILARALMAIGGATLAPSTLSLIRGMFDVERQRRMAVGAWTAAFTGGAVAGPIVGGVLLNHFWWGAVFLINVPVMLVLLIVAPFLIDERKSAEPVRFDLVGAGTSLVAILGLVFAATQIPRDGLTPAAIAGAGAGIAAGTVFGIRQVRASHPLIDLSLFRSPGFSTAVATNTVVALVTAGLGVLAFPFMQNVHGLTPLDSALWALPTLVGSFVGTASAAALAERFTSAALLITGMLAATAGFVVIVTLDSRTGLWVFLAGYVVLTYGVGLTATIANSLVLTSAPPDRAGAASGISETATMLGAAVGIATLGTIASTVYRNTMGDGVPPAALESVTGAVAAGGNAIGLLDAAFAAYTRGLVVAALLAATVTAVLAIVLIAIHVSGKAAACQRRWGE
- a CDS encoding TetR/AcrR family transcriptional regulator; protein product: MGQREDLMAGARTCLVEKGYHRTTARDIATASGAHLASIGYHYGSKDGLMSAAVLEAQGEWGDAVDAAVLAAGKVSPSRRLQVCIDELIKAMDGQRAVLIASVQAYAQAAFAAEIRSMIAAATAGARRDLAAMVLGRPVEEIDDATAQGLGGVVHSIIVGLSMQALLDPDSLPTGGQVTDALRVLG